DNA from Cyanobacteria bacterium FACHB-DQ100:
CACCTCTCAACGATCAAGGCTTTGTGAAATTTGCTCAAACTTTGTCTGACTCTGCGTTTTACCAAGCGATCGTTCATGCAGAGCCGCTTTCTGAAATTCAGGCACATCGAGCTACGGTCAATCGACTGTATCACTACGAGAACACTAAACTACCGGATGGTTTAATCGCGCTTGGAGATGCTGTGTGTGCGCTCTGTCCGATTTATGGTCAAGGAATGACAGTTAGTGCGATGTCGTCGCTGGTATTGCGTCGCTGGCTTCAGCGATCGCGAAACTCAACGTTCAAAGGCATGAGTTTTCAGAAGCAGCTCGCCCGGAGTAATGCGTTTCCTTGGTCAATTGCGACGGGTTCCGATTCTAAGTTCTCGACGACGAAGGGCGCGATTCCTCCAAGTTGGGCAGGAGAATTGTTTCAAGCTTATGCCGATCGACTTGCTGTTCGCGCTCAAAACGATGTTGACCTGCACCTACAATTTCTGCAAATCGGGCATATGTTAAAGTCTCCCGGTCTGTTGTTTCATCCTCAATTGATACTGAAAGCATTATTGTCGGTTTAGATGCAGCTTAGAAGAATAAGCTTCTCCGGTATGAACCATAATGGTAATAATCTGAAAGTTGATCGCGCTTGCTTCTCCTGGTTTTGCTCCAGTTCCCGCATTTACCGGATAAGCTGGAAAACAAGCCCCGCTTAAACTCAAGCGAATTGCACTCCCTTTCGGAATGCAAATACAGGTGGGCTGCAATGGGATTTGACATAGGGAAAGTTCAGGACGATCGCTGCTCAAATATCCTTGTGTAAAGTTCATTACACTACCATTCGGTTTGACTTCAGACAATACAGCACATAGATCAAAGCTGAGTGAATTAGAACTTGCATAAATCTCAACAATACTCTCACCGATTAAATGCAAATCAGCTTCTAAGGGTGCAGTTGTGTAGGTGAGGACATCACTGCGAGCATCAATGCTAGAACGATCGAACGATCCACAAGGATAAGCCACATGACCGCCCAAAGCCGGAACAGGTCGCCACGGATCATGCACGATCACATCGATCGCAGCTTCGGAAACTTGATTCTTTAACTGTCCGTCGCGATCGTCCATTCCCGCCAATCCAGTGCTACTTAGATGCAATGTGGTTCGATTGCTCCTGGGAAATTTAGAGAACGATCGCCACTTATTGCTCCCCATTTCAAACAATTGCACAGGTGAATCGTTTAGCTCTTTATCTTTGAGCCAATGATCAAACCAGCGAATCTGAGCGCGATCGCAAAAACTCACGGCATTCGCGCCATAGTCGATCGCGCCAACTTTGCGGCCCCAAGGTAGATGTGCCCACACTCCAACAATCAAATGCGCTTGCTTCGAGGATAGATACGATCGCAAGGTTCCCCGCATGTAAGTATCAAACCAACCTCCGATGTAGAGCATTGGAATATCAATTGCGCTCACATCAACGGTTAATTTCTGCCAATAAGAATCAGTTGGCTCAGAACGATCGAGCCAAGTTTGATAGTAAGCATCATAGTGAGCAAACTTCTGAATTAACTCTGGACGGGCGGGAATACGATCGCTCAACGGCAGATTTTTTGCGGCTCTAGATAGTTCTAAAAATGCGGATTCATCTCCCTTGAGTCGCGCTGTTTCTGCTGCCAGTTGAATTGCCCAACCTAAGTTCGCAAACAGACAAAATGCGCCATTCTCATATGCCCAGTCGTGATACACATCTGGAGCTAACATTGCTGGACAAATAGCTTTCAGTGCTTCCGGGCGGTTTACTGCGGCATAGAGTTGTGTCATTCCCTGATAAGAGAAGCCGTACATTCCAACCTTGCCGTTACTGCGGGGCAAACTTGCCGCCCAATTTACCGTCTCGAAACCGTCCTCAATTTCGTTCTCAAACAGCTTAAATTCGCCTTCTGACGTGCCTCTCCCCCGCACATCTTGAATCACTACAATATACCCTTGGGAGGCGTACCAAACGGGATGTGCATAAACGACCGTAGATGCGATCGCTCGCCCATACGGCTGCCGCATTAACAACACCGGAAACGTTCCTTCTGCATCTGGATAGTACACATCAGCATCAAGGCGGACGCGAACACTTTGTGAAGCGGAGCTACCGCGCGTGTACATCGAAACGGATTGCTTCGGCAAAACCTTCATCAATCGAACCTGTTGATTACTCTATCCATACGATAAGTGGGGAACAGGTGAACGCCGCAACACCGCTAGATCTTCTTCATCCAGTTGAGCAGGTGTGCCGCTGCGAATTAGTTCTGCAAAATCTTCGTTCGGAATCATGATACACAAGGCGTACAGTCGCTCAGATCCCGTATTGCAAACTTCGTGAATTCCGGTCGGAGGCACAAGCAAACTATCGCCCGCTCGAATTGGCACTTCTTTCCCGTCACAAATCGCGATCCCTTCGCCTTTAAGCACAAAGAACATCTCGACCGCCAGTTGATGACGGTTCGGTGGCGTTTTTCCACCCACATCAAAGATCTCAACACAAAGCGTTAGAGAAAAATTCGCGATCGCCGGATCAAACACGATCGCGAGACGATTGGTATCGTTTGGACTGATCCGATACGCCTGATACTCGGTCGGGGATTTGACGACTGGAATAACACAAGACTCTTCCATCGAATCATCCTCAGCGTGAAGGTTATTTGTAATTTATAGTTCGCAATCCGTAATTTCTGTTTATTTATTACGGATTACGAACTATAAATCGCTACTGCACTTGAGGAAGGTTGCCATTGCTAAACCAGACGGTACTCTGAGTTCCATCGGTACTTGTCCAGCGAATATCAGAGAAACCATCGCCGTTGTAGTCGCCGATCGTCGGTTGAAATCCGGCCGACTGAGTGGCGATCGGCGATATCTTTAGCGCTGTTCCAGAGAGCCACACCTGATTAACTCCGCTGCTGGGATTGCGAACGAGAAAATCAGTCTTGCCATTGCCATCAAAATCAGCCGTCTTGATGACAAAATCGCGACTGCGACCGGGAAGCGAAAACTGGAACGACAGTGGCTGCAAGTCGGTTGACCAGACCCAGAGCTGATTTTGTCCAGTCAGGCGATCGCGCCAAAATACATCACTGCGCCCGTCACCATTAAAATCAATAATTTCTGCGCTCGAAGTGGGAGACTTGGAGCGAGTGCTTTCGACTTTAATGGCTAAAGTTTCCAGATCAATCGTGGCAACGGCGTTCTCTCCAGTTAGAGAATTGCGCAGAAACAAATCGGTTTGCTGATCGTTGTTAAAATCTGCGATCGCGATTTCCCAACCTGCACCAATCTCACCGCTGGATTGCTTAACGCGCTGAGTGCCATTCATCAGCCAAATGTTGTAGTCTCCGGTGGTGGAGTTGTACCAGAAGAAATCGCTTTTGCCGTTGGCATCAAAATCTCCGATCGTTTCTGTCCAATTGCCTTGTAAGGTTTCGAGACAGGATTTGGCTTGAATCGAAGTGCCATTGATCAGCCAAACTTCGGTGTCTCCGGTTTTTGTGTTGCGCCAAACTAAATCTGTTTTGCGATCGCCGTTAAAATCGCCGAACTTCGAGGGTTGCCAATCCCTGGACTTGCCAGAGAGAGAGCTTGAACCGAGCGATCGTAGCCCATCAATCAATGTAATTTGTGAGACACCCGTATTCGGATTGAAACTAAAGATATCCGTGCGACCATCAGCATTAAAATCAGGAATTTTTAGAGGATTTAAAGTATTAGGAATCGCCATACTGCATTCTCTTATAGGAAACTGCGACACCTCAATATGTCTGCATTCTAAAATTTCTGCAACAAGAGAGTGGTTTCATAGACATATAGCACTATGGCGATTAACCTGTCGATACCGAGGTTAGGCTATCTTAATCCCGTTCAAAAGCTGGATCGAATGACTCACGAATCCGAAACATTGCTTTACGTTATACAGCGTTGCTTGCAGGCAGAACTCTGGAGAGGTGGTAGCGGTGCAGTCTTCGAGCAAGATGCAGTCATATCCGAGAAAATTCGCATCTTGTAGAGTTGCCATCACACACTGATCCGCATTTACACCAGCGAAAAACAGCGTCGTTTTCCCCGAATTTCGCAGAATACTATCCAGAGGAGTATCCCAAAATCCGCTCATGCGATATTTGTCAATTTTGATGTCCGCGTCGATCTGTTTGAGTTCATCGACGATCGCGGCTGCCCAACTATCCTTTTCCAGCACCGGAGCCTGATTGTTCGGCAGGGGATCACCGAGTCCGACTCCAGTTCCAGTAGGGTTGTACACATGACGAGTCGCGGGACTAATGTTGAGCAAATCCGGGCGATTTCCCCAATTGATCCAAACGATCGACATCCCAACTTGGCGCAAAATTGGAAGCAATTGTTGAATCGGCACAATGGGCGATCGAGCCGGAGTGACATCGACTCCAATATGTGAGAGCCAGCCATCCGGGTGACAAAAATCGTTCTGCATATCAACGATCAACAATGCGGATTTTGTCAGATCAAGCCGTAGTGTTTTCGTTGCGGTTTGAAGTGTAATCGGCTGGGGTGGAAGTGGAGGTCGCGTCAGATCGGCGATCGATTCATCGACATACCAGGCATTCGGAGGGACACCAAGCGGGTGCAGGGATGGGTTCATAAGGTGGGGAACTCTGATTACAAATCGTTCTTCTATAGGTACTACAACAGTTTTATATCAAGCTGTTTATCAGAGCACGAATTTAAAGAGCAACATCATTTGCTGTAGGTTCGATTGGCTGAATTTTCTGATACAACTATTCTTAATTCTTGGGCTTGTTCGATTAAATCAAAACTCTAATTCTGTGGATTTAGCAATGCGTTTTTCTACATTAACAGCCTGCACGATCGGGTTAATTTCTGCCTCAAATTCGGTGCAAAAAACAGTGGCTCAAGATGTCGTTGTGCCAGAAGCAATTACCCCGATCGCAACTCAGCCTTCAGTCGCCTCTTCTCAAGCGGTTCCCTCTGCCGTTGTTGAAGCCCCTCGCCCGACTCCAGAATTTTCTCGTAAATCGAGCCAGGTCGCTCAGTCGATTGTGCCCCCTCAAGCCCAACCGCCGCGATCTCAGCAAACGCCGCCTCGATCGCCTAGTCCGGCATCCCCAACGCCACCGGATGTCGTGCTGACTGCAACCGATGTGCAAATTGTCGGTGCCTCTGCCGAACTCCAGCAACTTGTCCGCGCTCAGATCCAAACGCAGCCTGGAGGCAACGTCAGCACCGCCCAACTTCAGCGCGACATCGCCACGATCCTAGAAACGGGCTTGTTTAGTACCGCTACCTTTACCACTCGCACCAATCCCAACGGATTAAGCGTCGTCTTTCAGGTGCAACCCGCGATCGTTCGGGCTCTAAATCTGGTGAATGCTCAGGCGCTGACTCCGACGATCGCCAATCAATTCTTTCAGGCTCAGTTTGGCGCACCCGTTAGTCCAACCGCCATCAATGAAAGCATTCGTCAAGTTAATACTTGGTATCGCCAAAACGGATTTAGCTTGGCGCGAGTGATTGGTGTGGTGCCCAATCGTGAAGGGGTGTTGACCGTAGAAGTGGCAGAAGGTACAGTCTCAAACATTCAAATTCGCTTTACCGACGAACAAGGCAGACCGACCAACGACAAAGGCGAACCGATTCGCGGCAGAACCAGAGAAAGCTTTTTGCAAACTCAAATTCAACTAAAGCCGGGGCAAATTTTCCAAGAGTCCGCTGCCCGTCAAGACCTGCAACGCATTTTACAAACGGGATTGTTTACCAACGGGCGCATTTCTCTTGAAGGCGATGCCCGTCGCACAACGGTTGTCTATAACCTCACCGAAGCCCGTAGCCGCGCCCTAAACGTTAGTGGTGGAATTAACGACGACTTAGGCGTATTTGGCAGTTTCAGCTACAACGACAACAACTTTAACGGAGTCGGACAGCAACTCGGCGGCAATGTCTCGGTTGGAACTCGTGATGTTCAGTTTGATGGGCGATTTGTCAGTCCCTATCGTGAGACTGAGCCGGACAAATTAGGCTACAGCGTCAGTGGTTTTCGGCGACGCGGAATTTCGCGGGTGTTTGACGACGACACCAGCCGATTAGCGAACGGCGATCGCGTCCGGGAAGGTCGCTTCGGTGGAACCGTGGCGGTGAATCGTCCGATCGGGGAGGGTTGGAACGGAACCTTAGGGGTGAACTATACGCGGGTGAGTTTGCGGGATCAGGGTGGAAATGTGGTGAGGCGCGATCGCAATGGTGCGCCGCTGTCATTTAGTGGCACGGGAATTGATGATGTGACGACGGTGAATTTTACGGCGGTGCGCGATCAGCGAAATAATCCCGTCGATCCGTCAAGCGGCTCGATCTTATCGCTGACGACCGAGCAATCGATCCCGATCGGGCGGGGCAGCATTCTTTCCAATCGTCTGCAAGCGAACTATTCGCAGTATATTCCGGTGAATTTCTTTAATCTGGAGAAAACGCAGAACCAGCCGGAAGTGTTGGCGTTTAATGTGCAGGCGGGAACGACGATCGGGGATCTGCCGCCGTACAATGCGTTTTCGCTGGGAGGTGCAAATTCGGTGCGGGGATATGATATTTCCAAACTAGGGATTGGTCGCAGTTTCGTGTTGGCTTCTGCGGAATACCGTTTTCCGATTTACAGCATCATCGGCGGGGCGGTCTTTGCGGATTTTGGGTCGGATTTGGGGTCAGCGAATTCGGTGTTAGGAGCGCCAGGGGAAGTGCGGGGATTGCCGGGAACGGGATTTGGATTCGGGGTTGGGCTTCGGCTGAAGTCGCCTTTGGGGACAATTCGAGCGGGGTATGGAATTAATAACCAGGGTGAAAGCCGACTTCAGTTTGGGTTTGGGGAGAAGTTTTAAGAGGCTTAGGGTTGGCGAAAGTTTTGCTTCGGGTTGATCGGCTGATTGCCCCCTAAATCCTCCACGAGTGGGGGACTTTGAGAAAATTGAGATTTGCCACATTTGTTGGGTGGTTGAATGAGGTACGAACCTGAAGCAAACCTTAAGTTGCGGACTTCCACGTTCCATGAAAGCCGATCGGGATCACTTCGGGTAAGCCTAATCGACACACAGGCTGATCGTTTAAACGATCGCTATCGAAAACCCAAACTTCACTCTGATCGCGATTGCCATCGTAAACAACGGTGATAATCCAACCTTGATTGGCATCGATCGCGTCCGGTGCGTAAATCGGCTCCATCGGGTAGCAATTCTCACCGCAATCTGCTTCAACCAATGCTCCGGTTTTTTGATCAAATCGAGCGATCACGCCCAAGATTTCTTTCGCTGCATCGGCATTCCGACGATGCAGCGAAAGATAGGTCTGTTGCCAGGATTGCCCAACCTCTACGGGTTTGACAACTGGAAATTCACAATGTCGATCGAGCAATTCCTGCTGCTCCAACACCTTTCCAGTGAGTGGATTAACTCGAATTTGCCAGAGTGTCGATCGTGCTGATGTCTGAGTTTTTCCGGTTGCCACTTGTCTGAAATATTCGTTTGTGTTGAAGTCAGCGTAACGAATCACATCAACCACAGCGTTTCCATCACGATCGACGCAAGCATTGCCAAAGTGCCATTGATACCAGGGATCGGTTTCGCCTTGGCTAATCAGTTTTAGAGTTTGACGATCGAACACCAAGACCTGAGTTCCTTTCTCTGGTTTCCAGTCAAACGAGTCGCTAAAACTCTTCAGCCGAGTTAACAACAGCAACGGATTTACTCGCACAGGCGGAATGAAGAACAAGAGATACTGTCCTGCCATGACAAAATCATGAATCAGCGGAACTCCATCTAATTTGTGACTGTCCTGTTGTTGTAGCTTGCCGTTGGCATCTATGCGGTACAGATTGAGAATCGTATCTTTCCCGAAGCTGACTCCGAAATTATAAAAATCGCCTGTCTGCGGATCGCGTTTTGGATGTGCGGAAAATGGCAGCGAATCGGATAAGCCTCCCAAATTATCAAGGCTGCGGGTTTGGAGGGTTTCGAGATCGAGCGCATAAGGATGTCCGCCTTCCCAAAGTGCGAGGAGTCGATCGTTCAACGCTAACACCGAAGTATTCGCCGCATTCTTCAATCCTTTAGTGAAGCGATCGATCAGTCCTCCGGGTGGCAACATTCCATATCCGGTGTACATCAACCGTCCAGCGCGTTCTTCGTCGAGAAATTCTGGCGTTTCAACATAGCGATACACACCTGTTGCGCCTGTTTGATCAAAATGCACTCTCAAGATTGCACCATCGCCATCAAACCAATGTCCAACGCGAGTGTTACCCCGCTCTAATCGAGCTGGGCCATTGCGATACAAAGAACCGCGTAATCCTGCGGGAATTGCACCAGAAAGGAGCGGAAGTGTTGTTGGCGCAAATCCTTTTGCTGTATGTAAGACTGATTGATTCCAGGTGTACGATGCCTCTGGCGCAGGAAAACCTGTTCGTGTTGCAGCTACCATAATTCTCTCAATTTAACGATCTTCTGTCTTTGAGTTCGACAGAATGTCGTGTGTCCCTAATACAATCGTACAGCCTTGTTCTTTGGCAGAATCAAGTTCTAGAACTGTATGCAAATCACTCCGATGTCGGGACTGTCTGATACAATGAACGGCGTTGTCAACTAGATGTACATCCTTTGAGCCAATCGATCGATGATCTACCCAAGGTAGACGATTTTCTACAAGAACTTGCCACGATTCAGCAAACAGGGTCGAAGCGGATCGCGATTTTGGGATCGCGTCACGTTCCGATTACGCATCAAACCTTGATCGAACTGATGACCTATGCCCTAGTGCTAGAAGGGAATCGGATTATCACTTCCGGTTCTACGGGAACCAATTTCGCCGCGATTCGGGGAGCGCTACGGGCTGATCCATCGATGCTGACGGTGATTTTGCCGCAAGGACTCGATCGCCAGCCGCGCGAATCGCGTGAGCAGCTTGAAACGGTGATGCACCTGGTTGAATGCCCAGAGAATAATTCTTTATCATTGGGTGAAGCGAGTGCGCTGTGTAACCAGGAAATTATTTCGCGCTGTCAGCAATTGATTTCGTTTGCGTTCCACGACAGCCATACCTTGCTGCAAACCTGCCGCGATGCCGAAGATCAGCGTAAAGTTGTGACCCTGTTCTATTTTGATTAACTTATGCTGTTTGGACTCTCTGTTCCAAGTCTGCTGTTGATTGCGATCGCCGTTGCGGTCGTGTGGATTTACTTACCGTTTTTGGTCGTGGCATACGGACGAGTGCAAATCGGCTACAGCAAAGAGATCATGGCGGCTCCTCGCGCTGCGTTTGACAAGCTTCCAGACTATGCAAAACGCGCAACCTGGGCCCACCAAAACGCCCTCGAAGCCTTCCCGATTTTTGCTGCGGCTGCACTGATGGCGTATGTCACCAATCAGACTTCTGAAATCGCAGGATGGGCGGCGATCGTGTGGATTACTGCACGATTTTTGTTTCCGGTTTTTTATATTTTGAACATTCCAACTTTGCGATCGCTGATGTTCGGAATTGGTTCGATTTGCAGCTTTACGCTAATCGGATTAAGCTTGATCAGCACGCTTTAATTATTGCTTATGGCTTCTACTTTTTCGTTTGATATTGTTAGCGACTTCGATCGCCAAGAATTGGTCAACGCGATCGATACGACCAAGCGCGATGTCCAGAGTCGCTACGATCTCAAAGACACGAAAACGGAGATCGAACTCGGTGCGGATACGATCACAATTAATACCGATAGTGAATTTACGCTGGATGCGGTGCATACTCTAATGCAGCAGCGAGCAGCAAAGCGCAATTTATCGCTGAAAATTTTTGATTACGGTAAGATTGAGTCCGCGAGTGGAAATCGCGTTCGGCAAGAAATTAAGCTGAAAAAAGGAATTAGCCAGGACATCGCAAAGCAAATTACCAAAATTATTCGCGATGAATACAAGAAGGTTCAAGGCTCGATTCAAGGCGATGCAGTGCGCGTTTCGGCAAAATCAAAAGATGATTTGCAAGTGGTGATGCAACGGATGAAGCAAGAAGATTTTCCGGTGGCGTTGCAGTTTACAAACTACCGATAGGTTGTGGAGTTTCTGCCGTATACATCCATCTTTTTTCCGCTTCGTTGCCATCGGCTTCAGCGCCCTAAATCCCCCAAATTGGGGGGCTTTGAACTTGAAGAAATCATTGCATTAGAACACTCTTTTTTCTTCAAAGTCCCCCAGAATGGGGGATTTAGGGGGCGAAAGATCTCAGCCATCGCAGATCGATCGACCTATTTGTACAAGCTAAAGATCGCCAATTCTGGGGGATGTTGAATATTAGTCATTGGATTCGATTACGTCTTGAATTTCTAGCGGGAAAATCACTGTAAAGGTTGATCCTTCTTGGGGTTGGGAGGAAAGATAAATATTGCCTTTCAAGAGTTCCACGAGACGAGCCACGATCGCCAAGCCCAATCCGGTACTATCAGGCGATCGCATCGTACCAACGCGCTCAAACGGAGCAAACAGTCTGATCTGATCTTCTGGATCAATCCCAATTCCCGTATCCGTCACAGAGATCGCCCAGCGATCGTTGGCTAAAGTGCGACTGGTGATCGTGACGCTGCCAAATTCGGTATAGCGCACCGCATTACTAACTAGATTGACAATGACTTGCTGCAACCGATAAGGGTCAGTGATGACTTCGGCTGGAGCTTGATCCAGTTCAGTGATCAATTGCAAGCCACGATCGTTTGCCAAAGGTTGGATGACTTCTAGAACAGCTTGAATCAAAGCAGGCAGGTCGATCACTTCGGGGATCACCTGCATTTTTCCAGCTTCATAGCGCGAGAGATCGAGCGCATCATTGATCAGACGCAGCAATCGTCGTCCACCCCGTAATACTTTCTCGACATGTTCTAAGCTAGCGATAGAATCTCGTGCTTGTTCTTGTCGAGACTGCCGTAAGAACAAATCTGCATAGCCAATAATCGAAGTGAGCGGTGTTTTCAGTTCGTGAGCGAGAATAGAGAGATTATCTTCACTCGATCGTGCTAATCGCTTCAGCTCGGTAACGGTCATGCTGAGTTGGCTTCGCACTTGTTCCAATTCATCTAACCGTTCAGCAACATAGCTTTTGAAGCATTTTGAAATCGCAAGGTCGATCACCGTATCAATCACCATGACTGCACGAAAAATTTCTTCAGACGTGCCTGTGAGTAGCTCGGTGCGAAGACAGTCGAAAATCGTTTTGCGTAAGAGATGGTACTCTTGGGCGATTTCGCTGGGGTCAAAGCCTTGCGCCGCACGCAGGACACCATGAGAAATACTTGCTTTTGCAACTGTCTCATCATCATCGGCTGCTGTTTGCGACATTGTAATCGCCATTGCTATCAACACATCCTCGATGTGATCCTCGATCGCAGTTCGATTTATAGTCGCTGCACTGCGAATGTGGCGATCGTTTCCTACCGCATCTGCCCAGTTTTGCTTGATGCGATCGATGTTATCTTTCAGCAGTTGGCTAAAATCCTGCATAGCAACGGTTAGAAAGCTTTGAGAATTATCACCAAAAAGGCTATCGAAATTAATCTATCATGCGAGTGAAAGTTACTTCAAAGCAGGAATGTTTGGACGTAGGCACAGATAGGCAAGGGGGCCAAATAGCGGAACAAGCGCAATGACCCAAAAGAACTGAGATTGCTGCATTAATCCCCGTCGCGCCATATCATCACTCAGCAAGGTTGGATAGGGAAACAATAGCGTAAATAGTAAAACTGCCAGCGTCATGCCGTGAATAAATTTATCAGTTAGAAAGGATTGAATAAAAGCGCCCCAGTCGCCAAATAGAATCGCGAACAATAGCAATACCAGAGTACTGATGGTCAGAACGATACCTGTCGATCGCGCATCCAACACCGAGAGTAAGGGATCTTTTTCGCCTGAGAACTGTTCATTCGGTTCGCGCAGTGCAAGATAAGGAATCAACGCAAGCACACCTGATGCGATCGACCCTAGCACAAACGCCCAAGCTGGAATTCGCTGCGTTCTACCATCAGCAAAGATTAGACAGCTATAGATGAGTAGCCAGATTCCAACCATGCTGAATATCGACACGACCACCGGATTGAGTAGCGGAATCTGTCCTGATAACAACGTTTGAATGGGCTGTAGCAAGTTAGAGCGCAGAGGTGGAGCAAACCACAGCACATAGATAATAAATCCAAACCATATCATCCATAAGCCTAGTTTTCGTAGCATTCCCTGCTCCTTATCCATTTGCTTGTGAGCTTCTAAGTTACCTCGAATGACGGTGGGACAGGCATCTTGCTCGTTCTCAAAATTACTCAAGTCCGAGCGAGATGCCTGACCCGCAGGCGCTTTTATGCTAAGGATTCGCCCGCTTGCATCAATAATTCGCCCAACTGCTCGACTTTAACTGCGATGTCTCCAGTCGCATCGGCTGCGGCTTCCGAAGTATCTTCACCCAAATCCATCAGAATCTCTGAAATTGCAGCAACATCGCCATCTGCCAAGGCTGCTTTGAGAGCGCCGAGATCTTCTGATAGATCAGTGCCTTGAAGCTGCTGTTGCCAACTTTCGATCGCTGCAATCGCTTGCTCGATCGGAATCGAGGTCAGTCCGCCCTGAAGTGCCGAAATCGTGGTATCGACATCAATCGTTTTAATCGAGTCTGCCATAATTGATCATCCTAGGTTTTGTAAAAAATTTTCACAATTGCCTCACACCTGTCTCGATTCTTGCAATCTGTCCTTAGAATTCGTCTTCCTTATGAGGGAGATAGGCGATCGCCTGAATTCCTAGCAATTTCATCTAACTCAGTCTTTGGATTGATACATTTCGCACACAAATCTTTATACAGTGAAACGGTTACCTGCCCTGCGTTGATCTGTAATCATGCGACTTCCGACTTCTGCCCGATTGACGCTCAGCCATCTCGGACTCGCTGGTGTGCTGTTTCTAAGTGGCTGTAATCTGATTCCATCTAGCGACGCTCAGCAACAGCCCAATCGCCAGAATCAGCAAGGAGGAGCGGTTGCAGTGGATGCTGCGGTGGCGGAACTGAG
Protein-coding regions in this window:
- a CDS encoding VCBS repeat-containing protein, with the translated sequence MAIPNTLNPLKIPDFNADGRTDIFSFNPNTGVSQITLIDGLRSLGSSSLSGKSRDWQPSKFGDFNGDRKTDLVWRNTKTGDTEVWLINGTSIQAKSCLETLQGNWTETIGDFDANGKSDFFWYNSTTGDYNIWLMNGTQRVKQSSGEIGAGWEIAIADFNNDQQTDLFLRNSLTGENAVATIDLETLAIKVESTRSKSPTSSAEIIDFNGDGRSDVFWRDRLTGQNQLWVWSTDLQPLSFQFSLPGRSRDFVIKTADFDGNGKTDFLVRNPSSGVNQVWLSGTALKISPIATQSAGFQPTIGDYNGDGFSDIRWTSTDGTQSTVWFSNGNLPQVQ
- a CDS encoding carotenoid oxygenase family protein: MVAATRTGFPAPEASYTWNQSVLHTAKGFAPTTLPLLSGAIPAGLRGSLYRNGPARLERGNTRVGHWFDGDGAILRVHFDQTGATGVYRYVETPEFLDEERAGRLMYTGYGMLPPGGLIDRFTKGLKNAANTSVLALNDRLLALWEGGHPYALDLETLQTRSLDNLGGLSDSLPFSAHPKRDPQTGDFYNFGVSFGKDTILNLYRIDANGKLQQQDSHKLDGVPLIHDFVMAGQYLLFFIPPVRVNPLLLLTRLKSFSDSFDWKPEKGTQVLVFDRQTLKLISQGETDPWYQWHFGNACVDRDGNAVVDVIRYADFNTNEYFRQVATGKTQTSARSTLWQIRVNPLTGKVLEQQELLDRHCEFPVVKPVEVGQSWQQTYLSLHRRNADAAKEILGVIARFDQKTGALVEADCGENCYPMEPIYAPDAIDANQGWIITVVYDGNRDQSEVWVFDSDRLNDQPVCRLGLPEVIPIGFHGTWKSAT
- a CDS encoding CocE/NonD family hydrolase, whose amino-acid sequence is MKVLPKQSVSMYTRGSSASQSVRVRLDADVYYPDAEGTFPVLLMRQPYGRAIASTVVYAHPVWYASQGYIVVIQDVRGRGTSEGEFKLFENEIEDGFETVNWAASLPRSNGKVGMYGFSYQGMTQLYAAVNRPEALKAICPAMLAPDVYHDWAYENGAFCLFANLGWAIQLAAETARLKGDESAFLELSRAAKNLPLSDRIPARPELIQKFAHYDAYYQTWLDRSEPTDSYWQKLTVDVSAIDIPMLYIGGWFDTYMRGTLRSYLSSKQAHLIVGVWAHLPWGRKVGAIDYGANAVSFCDRAQIRWFDHWLKDKELNDSPVQLFEMGSNKWRSFSKFPRSNRTTLHLSSTGLAGMDDRDGQLKNQVSEAAIDVIVHDPWRPVPALGGHVAYPCGSFDRSSIDARSDVLTYTTAPLEADLHLIGESIVEIYASSNSLSFDLCAVLSEVKPNGSVMNFTQGYLSSDRPELSLCQIPLQPTCICIPKGSAIRLSLSGACFPAYPVNAGTGAKPGEASAINFQIITIMVHTGEAYSSKLHLNRQ
- a CDS encoding DNA recombination-mediator protein A, whose translation is MSQSIDDLPKVDDFLQELATIQQTGSKRIAILGSRHVPITHQTLIELMTYALVLEGNRIITSGSTGTNFAAIRGALRADPSMLTVILPQGLDRQPRESREQLETVMHLVECPENNSLSLGEASALCNQEIISRCQQLISFAFHDSHTLLQTCRDAEDQRKVVTLFYFD
- a CDS encoding BamA/TamA family outer membrane protein — its product is MRFSTLTACTIGLISASNSVQKTVAQDVVVPEAITPIATQPSVASSQAVPSAVVEAPRPTPEFSRKSSQVAQSIVPPQAQPPRSQQTPPRSPSPASPTPPDVVLTATDVQIVGASAELQQLVRAQIQTQPGGNVSTAQLQRDIATILETGLFSTATFTTRTNPNGLSVVFQVQPAIVRALNLVNAQALTPTIANQFFQAQFGAPVSPTAINESIRQVNTWYRQNGFSLARVIGVVPNREGVLTVEVAEGTVSNIQIRFTDEQGRPTNDKGEPIRGRTRESFLQTQIQLKPGQIFQESAARQDLQRILQTGLFTNGRISLEGDARRTTVVYNLTEARSRALNVSGGINDDLGVFGSFSYNDNNFNGVGQQLGGNVSVGTRDVQFDGRFVSPYRETEPDKLGYSVSGFRRRGISRVFDDDTSRLANGDRVREGRFGGTVAVNRPIGEGWNGTLGVNYTRVSLRDQGGNVVRRDRNGAPLSFSGTGIDDVTTVNFTAVRDQRNNPVDPSSGSILSLTTEQSIPIGRGSILSNRLQANYSQYIPVNFFNLEKTQNQPEVLAFNVQAGTTIGDLPPYNAFSLGGANSVRGYDISKLGIGRSFVLASAEYRFPIYSIIGGAVFADFGSDLGSANSVLGAPGEVRGLPGTGFGFGVGLRLKSPLGTIRAGYGINNQGESRLQFGFGEKF
- a CDS encoding cysteine hydrolase is translated as MNPSLHPLGVPPNAWYVDESIADLTRPPLPPQPITLQTATKTLRLDLTKSALLIVDMQNDFCHPDGWLSHIGVDVTPARSPIVPIQQLLPILRQVGMSIVWINWGNRPDLLNISPATRHVYNPTGTGVGLGDPLPNNQAPVLEKDSWAAAIVDELKQIDADIKIDKYRMSGFWDTPLDSILRNSGKTTLFFAGVNADQCVMATLQDANFLGYDCILLEDCTATTSPEFCLQATLYNVKQCFGFVSHSIQLLNGIKIA
- a CDS encoding cupin domain-containing protein, giving the protein MEESCVIPVVKSPTEYQAYRISPNDTNRLAIVFDPAIANFSLTLCVEIFDVGGKTPPNRHQLAVEMFFVLKGEGIAICDGKEVPIRAGDSLLVPPTGIHEVCNTGSERLYALCIMIPNEDFAELIRSGTPAQLDEEDLAVLRRSPVPHLSYG